A genome region from Pelodiscus sinensis isolate JC-2024 chromosome 27, ASM4963464v1, whole genome shotgun sequence includes the following:
- the PLXNA2 gene encoding plexin-A2 isoform X3 encodes MGVSFFFVKAIRKHCRVYTGFCAKWLHEPCEEPRQGKGHLQGAWKFTFPFSLLLCPRMDQRKNWPRMLDSDGWSAAVLFLFLVALSRHAAGTVLFNTFHSENRDWTFNHLTVHQRSGAVYIGAINRVYKLSGNLTMLVAHKTGPEEDNKSCYPPLIVQPCSEILTITNNVNKLLIIDYSENRLLACGSLYQGVCKLLRLDDLFILVEPSHKKEHYLSSVNKTGTMYGVIVRSEGEDGKLFIGTAVDGKQDYFPTLSSRKLPRDPESSAMLDYELHSDFVSSLIKIPSDTLALVSHFDIFYIYGFASGNFVYFLTVQPETPEGVSINSANDLFYTSRIVRLCKDDPKFHSYVSLPFGCVKGDVEYRLLQAAYLSKPGDVLANALNITAQDDILFAIFSKGQKQYHQPPDDSALCIFPIRTINTQIKERLQSCYQGEGNLELNWLLGKDVQCTKAPVPIDDNFCGLDINQPLGGSTPVEGVTLFTTNRDRMTSVASYVYNGYSVVFVGTKSGKLKKIFTEAALEGRLC; translated from the exons aacCATGTGAGGAACCTCGCCAGGGCAAGGGACACCTACAGGGAGCTTGGAAGTTCACCTTCCCCTTCTCTTTACTACTCTGCCCCAGGATGGATCAGAGGAAAAACTGGCCTCGGATGCTGGACTCCGATGGCTGGTCAGCAGCTGTGTTGTTTCTCTTTTTGGTCGCACTTTCCCGGCACGCAGCCGGGACTGTCCTGTTCAACACCTTCCACTCCGAGAACCGTGACTGGACTTTCAACCACCTGACCGTCCACCAGCGCTCTGGGGCAGTCTACATTGGAGCCATCAACCGGGTATACAAGCTGTCCGGCAACTTGACAATGCTGGTGGCTCACAAGACTGGCCCGGAGGAAGACAACAAGTCTTGCTACCCGCCCCTCATTGTCCAGCCTTGCAGCGAGATCCTCACCATCACCAATAACGTGAACAAGCTGTTGATCATCGACTACTCGGAGAACCGGCTGCTGGCCTGCGGGAGCCTCTACCAGGGCGTCTGCAAACTGCTGCGGCTGGACGACCTTTTCATCTTGGTAGAGCCTTCCCACAAAAAGGAGCACTACCTCTCTAGCGTCAACAAGACGGGCACCATGTACGGGGTGATCGTGCGCTCCGAGGGCGAGGACGGCAAGCTCTTCATCGGCACAGCGGTGGACGGGAAGCAGGATTACTTTCCCACCCTTTCCAGCCGCAAGCTGCCGCGGGACCCAGAGTCATCGGCCATGTTGGATTACGAGCTGCACAGTGACTTTGTCTCATCGCTCATCAAGATCCCCTCGGACACGCTGGCCCTAGTCTCACACTTCGACATCTTCTACATCTATGGGTTTGCCAGTGGCAATTTTGTCTACTTCCTGACCGTGCAACCCGAGACCCCTGAGGGAGTCTCCATCAACTCAGCCAATGACCTCTTCTACACGTCCCGCATTGTCCGCCTCTGCAAGGATGACCCCAAGTTCCACTCCTACGTCTCGCTGCCTTTTGGCTGTGTCAAAGGGGATGTGGAGTACCGCCTCCTGCAAGCAGCTTATCTCTCCAAGCCAGGGGACGTACTGGCCAACGCCCTCAACATCACAGCCCAGGATGACATTCTTTTTGCCATCTTCTCCAAGGGGCAGAAGCAGTATCACCAGCCTCCTGATGACTCAGCTCTTTGCATTTTCCCCATCCGCACCATCAACACTCAGATCAAGGAGCGCCTGCAATCCTGTTACCAGGGGGAAGGCAACTTGGAACTTaactggctgctggggaaggatGTCCAGTGCACCAAAGCG CCAGTCCCGATCGACGACAACTTTTGCGGACTGGATATTAACCAGCCCCTGGGCGGCTCCACACCAGTCGAGGGCGTGACCCTCTTCACCACCAACCGCGACCGGATGACCTCGGTCGCTTCGTACGTCTATAACGGCTACAGCGTAGTGTTCGTGGGGACGAAGAGTGGCAAGCTCAAGAAG atATTTACAGAAGCTGCCCTGGAGGGAAGACTCTGTTAA